A segment of the Puniceicoccales bacterium genome:
TTCTAAGCATTTCGTGGCTATCATTGAATGGCAATGGAATGATGTTGGTGTTGCTACCTAATGCCTTATGCCCGAGGGCTTTAAGTGAGTTTCTTAGGCCATTGGCTGCTTTTATTAGTGCTTTTCTTTCCTTTGGCTTAGTTTTTAATATTTTCCAGGCGCAGGCGGAGGCTCCGATGCAGAATGGAGATAGAGATGTCGAATAGATGAAACTTGGGCATCGGTTTATTAGTATATTTTTAATCATAGCGTTACAGGCTACATAGGCTCCGGTTGATCCCAGGGCTTTACTGAAAGTGCCCATTAGGATGGTTTTGGTTTTATCCAGATCGAAATCTGTGGCCAGGCCATAGCCGTTTTCTCCTTGTAGACCAATGGCATGAGCTTCGTCTAGATATAGAATGGCATTGTGATGGGCAGATAGGTTTGCCAGAATTTTTAGATCGGCTTGGTCTCCATCCATTCCAAATACGGTTTCCGATGCGATGACAATGGTTCTGTGGTTATGGGCATTTTTTTTCAAAACATCATCAAGCATTGTGTAGTCTAAATGATTGTATCGTAACAAGTTAGCGCCACTGAGTCTTGCTCCATGGTATAAACTTGCGTGGTTTAATTTA
Coding sequences within it:
- a CDS encoding 8-amino-7-oxononanoate synthase; amino-acid sequence: MVTNYIAYLAELKEFGLLRSITPKHRNLLDFSSNDYLGLANSPSLLEAGYEAAKLYGSGTTGSRLLSGNSDLFEDFETQIAKDCGSETALLFNSGFDANLGILPSILDKNSLVIFDKLNHASLYHGARLSGANLLRYNHLDYTMLDDVLKKNAHNHRTIVIASETVFGMDGDQADLKILANLSAHHNAILYLDEAHAIGLQGENGYGLATDFDLDKTKTILMGTFSKALGSTGAYVACNAMIKNILINRCPSFIYSTSLSPFCIGASACAWKILKTKPKERKALIKAANGLRNSLKALGHKALGSNTNIIPLPFNDSHEMLRKKDDLYKNGILVSGLRRPTVPGQRLRIALNTKHSQTDIDKLLRTFS